The following proteins are encoded in a genomic region of Arcobacter suis CECT 7833:
- a CDS encoding efflux RND transporter permease subunit: MVESIISYSIRNKFLVLFSILILTVASFWAVKNTNLDALPDLSPPQVIIQVEWSGQSPKTIEEQISYPLISNLMSLPNIQTVRAMTSFSTAMIYIIFKDGTDIYDSRSRVLEQLSTLQGTFPTGATVQLGPDATGVGWAYEYALKSNTKSLDELRTLQDYYFKYALLGVDGVSEIASIGGYVKNYEITLNQDKLVQYDLNINEIKDIIQANNSDIGGRIILENGYEHIITARGYLKSLSDIENITIKTSNNIPLKIKDIAEVNITSSARRGMVDLNGQGETIGGIVIVRHGENPYAVIKAVKEKLATLKVPDVEVVEVYDRSSLIDKAIDTLKNTLIEESIIVAIIATLFLFHFRSALIIIITLPITVLISFLLMKAFGIGSNIMSLGGIAIAIGAMVDATIVMVENAHKYLQGKENISNEERVEIIIKSAKQVGRPIFFALVLVVVSFFPIFVLTGQEGRLFTPLAFTKSFAMMTGAILSITLVPILMIFLIRGKIMAEDKNILNRFFINLYSPLLKMALKLRYLIVVIYIGIIIFAFSVYQKQNWEFMPMMNEQTFMYMPVTPYGISIDMAKELAQKTDLIIKSFPEVQTAFAKVGRALSATDPAPLAMIETIITFKPESQWREGMTYKKLMEEMNEKLQVHGLINSWTYPIRGRIDMLLTGIRTPLGIKLYGNDHKILEETAKQIEQKLRSYEGTLSVSSDKVNSGYYLNIQINDEMISRYGISKNDILETIDLGVGGTQISTFLDKLERYPITLRFEANQREDLTTLENLQIKTNLGFQPLRLFANLKYEEGPSVISSEKALNVSFVYITPKESVSTKQYKDEANELLKEIELPSGYYFEWSGQSEYLESAMEKLTYIIPLTFIIIFVLIYLALKNMTYTLIIFFTLPFALSGGIIYLDYLDFNISIAVIVGFLALLGVAAETSIVMLVYLNEAMIELKQSCLNITKDEIAKAIYKGAVLRLRPKLMTLFTILGGLIPIMYIHGVGSEVMQRIAAPMIGGMVTSTFLTLIIIPAIFYIISIRNNDSTH; the protein is encoded by the coding sequence ATGGTAGAGAGTATAATTTCATATAGTATAAGAAATAAATTTCTAGTACTTTTTTCAATTCTAATTTTAACTGTTGCTTCATTTTGGGCTGTTAAAAATACAAATTTAGACGCCCTACCTGACTTATCACCTCCACAAGTAATCATACAAGTTGAATGGAGTGGACAAAGTCCAAAAACAATAGAAGAACAAATCTCTTATCCTTTAATCTCAAATTTGATGAGTTTGCCAAATATACAAACAGTTCGAGCGATGACTTCATTTTCAACAGCAATGATTTATATAATATTTAAAGACGGAACTGATATTTATGATTCAAGAAGTAGAGTTTTAGAGCAACTTTCAACTTTACAAGGAACATTTCCAACAGGTGCAACTGTTCAACTTGGACCTGATGCCACAGGTGTTGGTTGGGCATATGAATATGCTTTAAAATCAAATACAAAAAGTTTAGATGAGTTACGAACTTTACAAGATTATTATTTTAAATATGCACTTTTAGGTGTTGATGGAGTTAGTGAAATAGCCTCAATTGGTGGGTATGTAAAAAACTATGAAATTACACTAAATCAGGATAAATTAGTTCAATATGATTTAAATATAAATGAAATAAAAGATATTATCCAAGCAAACAATAGTGATATAGGTGGAAGAATCATTTTAGAAAATGGTTATGAACATATAATCACAGCTCGAGGTTACTTAAAATCTCTAAGTGATATTGAAAATATTACTATTAAAACTTCAAATAATATTCCACTAAAAATAAAAGATATAGCTGAGGTTAATATTACTTCAAGTGCAAGACGTGGTATGGTTGATTTAAATGGTCAAGGTGAGACGATTGGAGGTATTGTAATAGTTCGACATGGAGAAAATCCTTATGCTGTTATAAAGGCTGTAAAAGAGAAATTAGCCACATTAAAAGTTCCCGATGTGGAAGTAGTTGAAGTTTATGATAGAAGTTCTCTTATAGATAAAGCAATTGATACTTTAAAAAATACTTTGATTGAAGAGTCTATTATTGTAGCAATTATTGCAACACTATTTTTATTTCATTTTAGATCTGCTTTGATTATTATCATTACTTTACCAATTACAGTGCTTATTAGTTTTTTACTTATGAAAGCTTTTGGAATTGGCTCAAATATTATGAGTTTAGGAGGAATCGCAATAGCAATTGGAGCAATGGTTGATGCCACAATTGTAATGGTTGAAAATGCCCACAAATATCTGCAAGGAAAAGAGAATATTTCAAATGAAGAAAGAGTTGAAATAATCATAAAATCAGCAAAACAAGTAGGTCGTCCAATATTTTTTGCTTTAGTTTTAGTGGTAGTTTCATTTTTCCCTATTTTTGTTTTGACTGGTCAAGAAGGAAGGCTTTTTACACCTTTAGCATTTACTAAATCTTTTGCCATGATGACGGGAGCAATTTTATCTATTACCCTAGTTCCAATTTTAATGATTTTTTTAATTCGTGGAAAAATCATGGCTGAAGATAAAAATATTTTAAATAGATTTTTTATAAATCTTTATTCGCCACTTTTAAAAATGGCTTTAAAATTAAGGTATTTAATAGTTGTTATTTATATTGGAATAATTATTTTCGCATTTAGTGTTTATCAAAAACAAAATTGGGAATTTATGCCAATGATGAATGAACAAACTTTTATGTATATGCCAGTAACTCCTTATGGAATAAGTATTGATATGGCAAAAGAGTTAGCACAAAAAACAGATTTAATTATAAAATCATTTCCTGAAGTACAAACAGCTTTTGCAAAAGTTGGACGAGCTTTAAGTGCCACAGATCCAGCACCACTTGCTATGATTGAAACAATTATTACTTTCAAACCAGAATCACAATGGCGAGAAGGGATGACTTATAAAAAGCTCATGGAAGAGATGAATGAAAAACTTCAAGTACATGGACTTATAAACTCATGGACATACCCAATTAGAGGGCGAATTGATATGCTTTTAACTGGTATTAGAACACCTCTTGGAATAAAACTTTATGGAAATGACCATAAAATCTTAGAAGAAACAGCAAAACAAATAGAGCAAAAATTAAGAAGTTATGAGGGAACTTTATCTGTATCTTCTGATAAGGTAAATTCAGGATATTATTTAAATATTCAAATAAATGATGAAATGATTTCAAGATATGGAATAAGTAAAAACGATATTTTAGAAACAATAGATTTAGGAGTTGGTGGAACTCAAATCTCAACTTTTTTGGATAAGTTAGAGAGATACCCAATAACTTTAAGATTTGAAGCAAATCAAAGGGAAGATTTAACAACACTAGAAAATCTTCAAATCAAAACAAATTTAGGTTTTCAACCTTTACGATTATTTGCAAATCTAAAATATGAAGAAGGACCATCTGTTATCTCTTCTGAAAAAGCTTTAAATGTAAGTTTTGTTTATATAACGCCAAAAGAGAGTGTTTCAACAAAACAATATAAAGATGAAGCAAATGAATTATTAAAAGAAATAGAGTTACCAAGTGGTTACTATTTTGAGTGGTCAGGACAAAGTGAATATTTGGAATCAGCTATGGAAAAATTGACTTATATTATTCCTTTAACTTTTATAATTATATTTGTGTTGATATATTTAGCTTTAAAAAATATGACTTATACTTTGATTATATTTTTTACTTTACCTTTTGCATTAAGTGGTGGAATAATATATTTAGATTATCTAGATTTTAATATTTCAATTGCTGTAATAGTTGGTTTCTTAGCACTTTTAGGAGTTGCAGCTGAAACTTCTATTGTTATGCTTGTGTATTTAAATGAAGCAATGATTGAGTTAAAACAAAGTTGTTTAAATATAACAAAAGATGAAATAGCAAAAGCTATCTATAAAGGTGCAGTTTTGAGACTTCGTCCAAAACTAATGACTCTTTTTACTATTTTAGGAGGATTAATCCCTATAATGTATATTCATGGAGTTGGAAGTGAAGTAATGCAAAGAATTGCAGCTCCGATGATTGGTGGAATGGTTACTTCAACATTTCTCACACTTATTATAATTCCAGCAATTTTTTATATAATTAGTATTAGAAACAATGATTCTACACATTAA
- a CDS encoding HvfA family oxazolone/thioamide-modified RiPP metallophore, with translation MKMRLSGLLLGFLLATTLSFAAEGSCGAGKCGAEMKKEMKGSCGAGKCGAEMKKEMKGSCGAGKCGAEMKKEMNDGMKDTKKEMKDQMKGSCGAGKCGSK, from the coding sequence ATGAAAATGAGATTATCAGGATTATTATTAGGATTTTTACTTGCAACTACATTATCATTTGCAGCAGAAGGTTCATGCGGAGCTGGAAAATGTGGTGCTGAAATGAAAAAAGAGATGAAAGGTTCATGCGGAGCTGGAAAATGTGGTGCTGAAATGAAAAAAGAGATGAAAGGTTCATGCGGAGCTGGAAAATGTGGTGCCGAAATGAAAAAAGAAATGAATGATGGAATGAAAGACACTAAAAAAGAGATGAAAGACCAAATGAAAGGTTCATGCGGAGCTGGGAAATGTGGTTCTAAGTAA
- a CDS encoding YceI family protein, with amino-acid sequence MRFITKITSALILSFGLANAASYSVDNAHTNVGFSVKHMMITNVKGDFKTYDAQIDFDEATKSFKTFSANVNTASIDTGIEKRDEHLRSDDFFASEKFPKMTFVMKSYESDGNEGKMKGDLTIRGITKPVTFEVDDIASVKDFQGIKRVGFSLKGKINRMDYDLKWNKALELGGVAVAEEVKIIVDVEAVQK; translated from the coding sequence ATGAGATTTATAACAAAAATTACAAGTGCTTTAATATTGAGTTTTGGTTTAGCAAATGCTGCTTCTTATAGTGTTGATAATGCCCATACGAACGTAGGATTTTCAGTAAAACACATGATGATTACAAATGTAAAGGGTGATTTCAAAACTTATGATGCACAAATTGATTTTGATGAAGCTACGAAAAGTTTTAAAACATTTAGTGCAAATGTAAATACAGCTTCTATTGATACAGGTATTGAAAAAAGAGATGAACATTTAAGAAGTGATGATTTTTTTGCTTCAGAAAAATTTCCAAAGATGACTTTTGTTATGAAATCTTATGAATCAGATGGTAATGAAGGAAAAATGAAAGGGGATTTAACAATCAGAGGTATTACTAAACCAGTTACTTTTGAAGTTGATGATATTGCTAGTGTAAAAGATTTTCAAGGTATTAAAAGAGTTGGTTTTTCTTTAAAAGGTAAAATTAATAGAATGGATTATGATTTAAAATGGAATAAAGCTCTTGAGTTAGGTGGCGTTGCTGTAGCTGAAGAAGTGAAAATCATAGTTGATGTTGAAGCTGTACAAAAATAG
- the rsmI gene encoding 16S rRNA (cytidine(1402)-2'-O)-methyltransferase produces MLCLVPTPIGNLEDISKRSLRVLEEAELIFCEDTRVTKKLLNLLGEKNNLDFSNKEYKSFHSHNENHILQTLDKDTFTKNVVYVSDAGMPCVSDPGATLVDYCIKNDIAYDVLPGANAILTAYAMSGFPHTTFSFYGFLDHKGVSRASKLNDVLNDDKLAILYESPHRLLKLLEELSIKDANRTIFLAKEISKLHQKTFKNSALNLFNEFKDMNIRGEWVVIVEPKETVGFNLDLDDIISLDIAPKIKAKLIAKMTGQSIKEVYQQFLDRISQ; encoded by the coding sequence ATGTTGTGCTTAGTTCCAACTCCAATAGGAAATCTTGAAGATATTTCAAAAAGGTCTTTAAGAGTCCTTGAGGAAGCGGAACTTATTTTTTGTGAAGATACAAGAGTAACAAAAAAACTTCTAAATCTTTTAGGTGAAAAAAATAACCTAGACTTTTCAAACAAAGAATATAAATCTTTCCATTCTCATAACGAAAATCATATTTTACAAACTTTAGACAAAGACACTTTTACTAAAAATGTTGTTTATGTAAGTGATGCAGGAATGCCTTGCGTTAGTGATCCTGGGGCTACTCTAGTTGATTATTGCATAAAAAATGATATTGCTTATGATGTTTTGCCTGGTGCAAATGCTATTTTAACTGCTTATGCAATGAGCGGATTTCCTCACACAACTTTTTCATTTTATGGATTTTTAGACCATAAAGGAGTAAGTAGGGCATCAAAATTAAATGATGTTTTAAATGATGATAAATTAGCAATTCTTTATGAATCACCACATAGACTTCTAAAACTACTTGAAGAATTAAGTATAAAAGATGCCAATAGAACAATATTTTTAGCAAAAGAGATAAGTAAACTTCACCAAAAAACTTTTAAGAATTCAGCTTTAAATTTATTTAATGAGTTTAAAGATATGAATATTAGAGGTGAATGGGTCGTAATTGTTGAACCAAAAGAAACAGTTGGTTTTAACCTTGATTTAGATGATATTATTTCTTTAGATATTGCTCCAAAAATAAAAGCTAAATTAATAGCTAAAATGACTGGACAATCAATAAAAGAGGTTTATCAACAATTTTTAGATAGAATCTCCCAATGA
- a CDS encoding MATE family efflux transporter yields the protein MKTNSENLTTQNIPSLIKQLAIPASMGMFFNTMYNVVDTFYAGLISTQAISALTLSFMIFFLIIGFGYGFSSAITALLGNALGKKRYKLASIYAHKGLIFVPIIGLLLSIIGYFFAPALFMLLGAKEEYLQLSLDYINPILFGAVFFMFNFSLNSILVATGDTKTYRNSLIFGFFANLALNPLLMYGFLFIPAMGIKGIAFATVLIQIINMFYLFYKVLQTKLIHFEKLEYFIPNIRVYKQFLIQGNPSSLNMLTMAIGSLILTYFVSHYGMYAVAGYGIGYRVEQLMLLPALGLSTAVLALVSNNYGAKKYDRVIETLKVSIKYGFIISTIGIISLTLLGRFIISFFDSNPIVVDFGVSYLLIEIWIFYAYVILFVCVSTLQAIKRPKMLLYIGLYRQIFAKLIIAYFIVKYFELDFIYLWFGILFMIYSAAIFTYFYTNRLLKEILNKSL from the coding sequence TTGAAAACAAACTCAGAAAACCTAACCACACAAAATATTCCCTCACTAATAAAACAATTAGCAATTCCTGCAAGTATGGGAATGTTTTTTAACACCATGTACAATGTTGTTGATACATTTTATGCTGGACTCATTTCAACACAAGCAATATCAGCATTAACTTTATCTTTTATGATATTTTTCTTAATTATTGGTTTTGGATATGGTTTTAGTTCAGCAATTACAGCCCTTCTTGGAAATGCTCTTGGTAAAAAAAGATATAAATTAGCTTCTATTTATGCTCACAAAGGTTTGATTTTTGTTCCTATTATTGGACTTCTATTAAGTATTATTGGATATTTTTTTGCACCAGCTCTTTTTATGCTTTTAGGAGCAAAAGAAGAGTATTTACAACTTTCACTTGATTATATAAATCCTATTTTATTTGGTGCTGTATTTTTTATGTTTAACTTTTCCCTAAACTCTATTTTAGTGGCAACAGGAGATACAAAAACTTATAGAAATAGTTTGATATTTGGCTTTTTTGCCAACTTAGCTTTAAATCCTCTGTTAATGTATGGATTTTTATTTATTCCTGCGATGGGAATAAAAGGAATTGCATTTGCTACGGTTTTGATTCAAATAATAAATATGTTTTATCTATTTTACAAAGTTTTACAAACAAAACTTATTCATTTTGAAAAACTAGAATATTTTATTCCAAATATCAGAGTTTATAAACAATTTTTAATTCAAGGAAATCCATCAAGTTTAAATATGCTCACAATGGCTATTGGTTCATTGATTCTTACTTATTTTGTATCACATTATGGAATGTATGCCGTTGCAGGATATGGAATAGGGTATAGAGTTGAACAACTAATGCTTTTACCAGCCCTTGGACTAAGCACTGCTGTTCTTGCTCTTGTATCAAACAATTATGGTGCTAAAAAGTATGATAGGGTAATTGAGACTTTAAAAGTTTCAATTAAATATGGGTTTATTATTTCAACAATTGGAATAATCTCTTTAACCCTTTTAGGACGATTTATCATTTCATTTTTTGATTCTAATCCAATAGTTGTAGATTTTGGAGTGAGTTATTTACTCATTGAAATTTGGATATTTTATGCTTATGTAATTTTATTTGTTTGTGTTTCAACACTTCAAGCCATAAAAAGACCCAAAATGCTTTTATATATTGGGTTATATAGACAGATTTTTGCAAAATTAATAATTGCTTATTTTATTGTAAAGTATTTTGAACTTGATTTTATTTATTTATGGTTTGGAATTTTATTTATGATTTATAGTGCGGCAATTTTTACTTATTTTTATACAAATAGATTATTAAAAGAGATTTTAAATAAGAGTTTATAA
- the miaA gene encoding tRNA (adenosine(37)-N6)-dimethylallyltransferase MiaA, with translation MKEIAIIGSTASGKTALSLEIANKTNSIILSLDSLCVYKEIEIASAKPTLKERRNIIHFGIDEVYPNEEFDVIKFIELYKKAKDYAIKNDKNLIIVGGTGFYLKALIDGLSKGIETKIKLDIPQQDAYDLLYEIDKEYMQKIEKNDRYRIEKAYSIYKQTGLSPTSYFEKNPKIALAKDLKIFEILWDKEELKNRISQRTKIMINSGLIDEVIFLEKKYTRSPNCMASIGILETLEYLDGKLSKQELEEKISANTAKLAKRQNTFNKGQFLDKTSNIIENLNSDIIKYFSL, from the coding sequence ATGAAAGAAATAGCAATAATTGGATCAACAGCTTCAGGGAAAACTGCCCTATCTTTAGAAATAGCAAATAAAACAAACTCTATTATTTTATCGCTTGATTCACTTTGTGTTTATAAAGAAATTGAAATAGCTTCTGCAAAACCTACTTTAAAAGAAAGAAGAAATATAATTCATTTTGGAATAGATGAAGTTTATCCAAATGAAGAGTTTGATGTAATTAAATTTATTGAACTTTATAAAAAAGCAAAAGATTATGCTATTAAAAACGATAAAAATCTAATCATTGTTGGTGGAACTGGATTTTATCTAAAAGCCCTAATTGATGGTTTATCAAAAGGCATTGAAACAAAAATAAAACTTGATATTCCTCAACAAGATGCTTATGATTTATTGTATGAAATAGATAAAGAATATATGCAAAAAATCGAAAAAAATGATAGATATAGAATCGAAAAAGCTTATTCTATTTATAAACAAACTGGTCTTAGCCCTACTTCGTATTTTGAAAAAAATCCTAAAATTGCTCTAGCAAAAGATTTGAAGATTTTTGAAATTCTTTGGGACAAAGAAGAACTTAAAAATAGAATTTCTCAAAGAACAAAAATTATGATAAATTCAGGGCTTATTGATGAAGTTATATTTTTAGAAAAAAAATATACAAGAAGCCCAAATTGTATGGCATCTATTGGAATACTCGAAACTTTAGAGTATTTAGATGGAAAACTTTCTAAACAAGAATTAGAAGAAAAAATATCTGCAAATACGGCAAAACTTGCAAAAAGACAAAATACTTTTAATAAAGGTCAATTTTTAGATAAAACATCCAATATAATAGAAAACTTAAATTCAGATATTATTAAGTATTTTTCGTTATAA
- a CDS encoding LL-diaminopimelate aminotransferase: MFPEIEFERMKRLPNYVFAEVNNIKMEARRAGEDVIDFSMGNPDGPAPQHITDKLIEAAAKPKNHGYSASAGIFKLRLAISNWYKRKYDVDFLDPNKHVCATMGSKEGYVHLVQAIVNVGDVAVVPDPTYPIHSYAFMLNGAAVHKFELVFDDAFKVDEDLFFQRLQKTIDESIPKVKFVVVNFPHNPTCATVTPEFYTKLVAMAKRERFYVISDIAYADITFDGYKTPSIFQAEGALDVAVECFTLSKSYNMAGWRVGCIVGNERLIGALKRIKSWLDYGMFTPIQIAATVALDGPQECVAEHVEKYRKRRDLMLEVFAEAGWKMNKPDASMFIWAKIPEVAAHLGSMEFSKQLLTQAQVAVSPGIGFGNYGDQYVRIALIENEKRIRQAAKNIKKYLKSLEK; the protein is encoded by the coding sequence GTGTTTCCAGAAATCGAATTTGAGAGAATGAAAAGACTTCCAAACTATGTGTTTGCAGAAGTTAATAATATCAAGATGGAAGCTAGACGAGCAGGGGAAGATGTAATTGACTTCTCTATGGGGAATCCTGATGGTCCAGCACCACAACATATTACAGATAAATTAATTGAAGCTGCTGCAAAACCAAAAAATCATGGTTATAGTGCAAGTGCGGGTATTTTTAAATTAAGACTTGCTATTTCTAACTGGTATAAAAGAAAATATGATGTTGATTTTTTAGACCCAAATAAACACGTATGTGCAACAATGGGTTCAAAAGAAGGATATGTTCACTTAGTTCAAGCAATAGTAAATGTGGGTGACGTAGCTGTCGTTCCAGATCCTACATATCCTATTCACTCATATGCATTTATGTTAAATGGTGCTGCTGTTCATAAATTTGAACTTGTATTTGATGATGCATTTAAAGTTGATGAAGATCTTTTCTTTCAAAGATTACAAAAAACAATTGATGAATCAATTCCAAAAGTAAAATTTGTAGTTGTAAACTTCCCTCATAATCCTACATGTGCGACAGTTACACCTGAGTTTTACACAAAATTAGTAGCAATGGCAAAAAGAGAAAGATTTTATGTAATCTCTGATATTGCTTATGCTGACATCACATTTGATGGATATAAAACTCCTTCTATTTTCCAAGCAGAGGGTGCACTTGATGTTGCAGTTGAATGTTTCACTCTATCAAAATCATATAATATGGCTGGATGGAGAGTTGGTTGTATCGTAGGAAATGAAAGATTAATTGGTGCTTTAAAAAGAATAAAATCATGGCTAGATTATGGAATGTTTACTCCAATTCAAATTGCTGCTACTGTAGCACTTGATGGACCACAAGAATGTGTTGCTGAACATGTTGAGAAATATAGAAAAAGAAGAGATTTAATGCTTGAAGTGTTTGCAGAAGCTGGATGGAAAATGAATAAACCAGATGCATCAATGTTTATTTGGGCAAAAATTCCAGAAGTTGCAGCACATTTGGGAAGTATGGAATTTTCAAAACAGCTATTAACACAAGCACAAGTTGCCGTAAGTCCTGGAATTGGTTTTGGAAATTATGGTGACCAATATGTAAGAATTGCTCTAATTGAAAATGAAAAAAGAATTAGACAAGCAGCAAAAAATATAAAGAAATATTTAAAATCATTAGAGAAATAG
- the rlmB gene encoding 23S rRNA (guanosine(2251)-2'-O)-methyltransferase RlmB, with product MIIYGKQIVLYVLEKHPQLIEEIFLSKEIDKKLFTRFAKLDKKIHKLDNQKAQALAKGGNHQGFFLKLTHVEYTDIKEFKKMNFILVLDGVTDVGNIGAIARTAYSLGIEGLIAADIKTVNDSGILRTSSGALLDLPFLVHPRSADLASELIDCGFTLIGATTDGIDLKKYGKIEKTDKVALFLGSEGTGISPKVAKKLDLKVSIAMEHEFDSLNVSVAAGILIYNLKR from the coding sequence ATGATAATATATGGAAAACAAATCGTACTTTATGTACTTGAAAAACACCCGCAGTTAATAGAAGAAATTTTTCTTTCAAAAGAGATTGATAAAAAACTTTTTACAAGATTTGCAAAACTTGACAAAAAAATCCACAAATTGGATAATCAAAAAGCTCAAGCATTAGCAAAAGGTGGAAACCATCAAGGTTTCTTTTTAAAACTAACACATGTTGAATACACAGACATAAAAGAGTTCAAAAAAATGAATTTCATTTTAGTTCTTGATGGTGTTACTGATGTTGGAAATATTGGTGCGATTGCTAGAACTGCTTATTCTTTAGGAATTGAAGGATTAATTGCTGCTGATATTAAAACTGTAAATGATTCTGGAATTCTAAGAACAAGTTCTGGGGCATTACTTGATTTACCATTTTTGGTTCATCCAAGATCAGCTGATTTAGCAAGTGAATTAATTGATTGTGGTTTCACATTAATTGGTGCAACAACAGATGGAATTGATTTAAAGAAATATGGGAAAATTGAAAAAACTGATAAAGTTGCCCTATTTTTAGGAAGTGAAGGAACTGGGATTTCTCCAAAAGTTGCTAAAAAACTTGACTTAAAAGTATCAATTGCTATGGAACATGAATTTGATTCATTAAATGTTTCTGTTGCTGCTGGGATTTTGATTTATAATCTTAAAAGATAA
- the rpmE gene encoding 50S ribosomal protein L31, whose protein sequence is MKKDIHPDYKVCTISCACGNTFETKSNVESLRIDICSSCHPFFTGEQKLVDAAGRVEKFKAKYNMAK, encoded by the coding sequence ATGAAAAAAGATATTCATCCAGATTATAAAGTTTGTACAATTTCTTGTGCTTGTGGTAACACATTTGAAACAAAATCAAATGTTGAGTCTTTAAGAATCGACATTTGTTCATCTTGTCACCCATTCTTTACAGGTGAGCAAAAACTTGTTGATGCTGCTGGTAGAGTTGAGAAATTCAAAGCTAAATATAACATGGCTAAATAG
- a CDS encoding homoserine dehydrogenase: MLRVGIIGVGTVGASVANILRDNKNIIAARAGKEIVVTLGVVSNLHKMRDVDIKLTDNIDDVLNDDSIDVVVELMGGIDKPNEIVRKALLKGKAVVTANKALLAYHRYELQELAGDIPFEFEAAVAGGIPIINALRDGLSANHIKSIQGIMNGTCNYMLTRMINDGVSYDAILKEAQDLGYAESDPTFDVGGFDAAHKLLILGSIAYGIDVKPEDILIEGIQNISNADIEFAKEFEYSIKLLGIAKKVGNEVELRVHPVLIPQDKMIAKVDGVMNGISVVGDKVGETMFYGAGAGGDATASAVIANIIDIARRGKGSPMLGFENQPGEKITLMSKDNIQTKYYLRLEVADKSGTLAKIATILGDNSISIEAMLQKPLKNGSANLLLTTHISIEKDIVKAITELENSGVILSKPAMIRIEE; this comes from the coding sequence ATGTTAAGAGTTGGAATTATCGGAGTTGGTACAGTTGGAGCTAGTGTTGCTAATATTTTAAGAGATAATAAAAATATTATAGCAGCACGTGCTGGTAAAGAGATTGTAGTAACCCTTGGAGTAGTTTCAAACTTACATAAAATGAGAGATGTTGATATTAAATTAACAGATAATATTGATGATGTTTTAAATGATGATTCAATTGATGTTGTAGTTGAACTAATGGGTGGAATTGATAAACCAAATGAAATTGTTAGAAAAGCTTTATTAAAAGGGAAAGCTGTGGTTACAGCTAATAAAGCTTTATTAGCATATCATAGATATGAACTTCAAGAATTAGCTGGTGATATTCCATTTGAGTTTGAAGCAGCAGTTGCTGGTGGAATTCCAATTATTAATGCCCTAAGAGATGGATTAAGTGCAAATCATATCAAATCTATTCAAGGTATTATGAATGGAACTTGTAATTATATGCTTACTCGTATGATAAATGATGGTGTAAGTTATGATGCTATTTTAAAAGAAGCTCAAGATTTAGGTTATGCTGAATCTGATCCTACTTTTGATGTTGGTGGATTTGATGCTGCACATAAACTTTTAATTTTAGGTTCAATTGCTTATGGAATTGATGTAAAACCTGAAGATATTTTAATAGAAGGTATTCAAAATATTTCAAATGCAGATATAGAATTTGCAAAAGAGTTTGAATATTCAATTAAACTTTTAGGAATTGCAAAAAAAGTAGGAAACGAAGTTGAATTAAGAGTTCATCCCGTTTTAATTCCTCAAGATAAAATGATTGCAAAAGTTGATGGTGTTATGAATGGAATCTCTGTTGTTGGAGATAAAGTTGGTGAAACTATGTTTTATGGAGCAGGAGCTGGTGGTGATGCCACAGCATCTGCTGTTATTGCAAATATTATTGATATAGCAAGACGTGGAAAAGGTTCACCAATGCTTGGTTTTGAAAATCAACCGGGTGAAAAAATCACGTTAATGTCAAAAGATAATATCCAAACAAAATATTATTTAAGACTTGAAGTTGCTGATAAATCAGGAACTTTAGCAAAAATAGCAACTATTTTAGGAGATAACTCAATCTCTATTGAAGCAATGTTACAAAAACCATTAAAAAATGGAAGTGCAAATTTACTTTTAACTACACATATCTCTATTGAAAAAGATATTGTAAAAGCAATAACTGAACTTGAAAACTCAGGGGTAATTTTAAGTAAACCTGCCATGATAAGAATAGAAGAATAG